A portion of the Tepidamorphus gemmatus genome contains these proteins:
- a CDS encoding pilus assembly protein TadG-related protein — protein sequence MGMYRQLRRLLAEESGSFAVAFGILIVPVIAMMGAAIDYNRAVAARAKLGSALDAAALALARRPLEGDASARQFLQDYIQATLEATGFPAAQWSISRFAQTTKSVQVELSGTVDTAIMALLSVDQISFSAATEVLRDQTKVEIALVLDNTGSMKGTRMANLKSAATDLVDTLAAAAARSGEPDAVRLALVPYTMTVNVGPHYANAAWIDSQGKSPINDQIFDGATQVKRLDLFQSMKTPWAGCVETRPAPYDVTETAPTSSIPATLYVPYFAPDEPDLTSGQYCNGSGYCNNYIADGTNSSDWKKRQGNVAKYTNAKPRTGTNPIGYQFGPNAGCEIQPLTRLTSNFTSFKTAIDAMTAGGDTNISAGLMWGWHTLSPHGPFGDGVPYGTEGYTKAIVLMTDGQNHNVVVSNNNQSVYSGIGYIWQNRLGISSGSLSQRIAKLDQKLATLCANVKAAGIVIYTIRLEHPDVDDSTIRNCASSPDKFFDVTDSAKLAAVFQRIAGDIQKLRVAR from the coding sequence ATGGGCATGTATCGACAGCTTCGTCGGCTTCTGGCCGAAGAATCGGGCAGCTTCGCCGTTGCGTTCGGCATCCTGATCGTTCCCGTCATCGCGATGATGGGGGCCGCCATCGACTACAACCGGGCGGTCGCGGCCCGCGCCAAGCTCGGCAGCGCGCTGGATGCGGCGGCGCTGGCCCTCGCCAGGCGTCCGCTCGAGGGCGACGCGTCCGCGCGCCAGTTCCTGCAGGACTATATCCAGGCCACGCTCGAAGCGACCGGCTTTCCGGCGGCGCAGTGGTCGATCTCCCGCTTCGCGCAGACGACCAAGTCGGTTCAGGTCGAGCTGTCGGGCACTGTCGATACCGCGATCATGGCATTGCTCAGCGTCGACCAGATCTCCTTCAGCGCGGCTACCGAGGTGCTGCGCGACCAGACCAAGGTCGAGATCGCACTCGTTCTCGACAACACCGGGTCGATGAAGGGCACGCGGATGGCCAACCTGAAGAGCGCGGCAACTGATCTCGTCGATACGCTGGCGGCCGCGGCGGCCCGCAGCGGCGAGCCCGACGCGGTGCGGCTGGCACTGGTGCCCTACACGATGACGGTCAATGTCGGCCCGCACTATGCCAACGCCGCCTGGATCGACAGCCAGGGCAAGTCGCCGATCAACGACCAGATCTTCGATGGCGCGACGCAGGTCAAGCGGCTCGATCTGTTCCAGTCCATGAAGACGCCCTGGGCAGGCTGTGTCGAGACGCGGCCCGCGCCCTATGACGTCACCGAGACGGCGCCGACGTCATCGATTCCGGCCACGCTCTACGTGCCCTATTTCGCGCCCGACGAGCCGGACTTGACCAGCGGCCAGTATTGCAATGGCTCGGGCTACTGCAACAACTACATCGCCGACGGCACCAACAGTTCGGACTGGAAGAAGCGCCAGGGCAACGTCGCCAAGTACACCAATGCCAAACCCAGGACCGGCACCAACCCGATCGGCTATCAGTTCGGTCCCAACGCCGGCTGCGAGATCCAGCCGCTCACCCGCCTGACCAGCAACTTTACCAGCTTCAAGACGGCGATCGACGCCATGACCGCCGGCGGCGACACCAACATCTCGGCCGGGCTGATGTGGGGCTGGCACACGCTGTCGCCGCACGGCCCGTTCGGCGACGGCGTTCCCTATGGCACCGAGGGCTATACCAAGGCGATCGTGCTCATGACCGACGGCCAGAACCACAATGTCGTCGTGTCCAACAACAACCAGTCGGTCTATTCCGGCATCGGCTACATCTGGCAGAACCGGCTGGGCATCTCGAGCGGCAGCCTCAGCCAGCGCATCGCCAAGCTCGACCAGAAGCTCGCCACGCTGTGCGCGAACGTCAAGGCGGCGGGCATCGTCATCTACACGATCCGGCTCGAGCATCCCGATGTCGACGACTCGACCATCCGGAACTGCGCCTCCTCGCCGGACAAGTTCTTCGACGTCACCGATTCGGCGAAGCTTGCGGCCGTGTTCCAGCGCATCGCCGGCGACATCCAGAAGCTGCGGGTGGCCAGGTGA